A genomic segment from Ptychodera flava strain L36383 chromosome 23 unlocalized genomic scaffold, AS_Pfla_20210202 Scaffold_23__1_contigs__length_28996876_pilon, whole genome shotgun sequence encodes:
- the LOC139124153 gene encoding short transient receptor potential channel 4-like isoform X2: MVLRLENFTIEMLELCGNTDALFVLLNGSNKSEVSYMDDDWSTLREAIEKEQKKFIGHPHTQDILQSAWLNGQPRWSQYPGILWKIFYAVFMLIVCFGLQPPLALLYTCFPCTRLTNFIASPKTRFVMFLFSYLLFLVSYFIPILHPMFDLQYSVTSLLCCGMLIREIQQANYYGLKRYLQDIWNIIDIIILLLFFVHISFLIKGNEDALNSLHLRLISEALQSFAVVFMFLRLMQYLYLVDDLGAMLLIFTRMAWDVLTFICLFMMVVSSTAMALYVNYHSTLATNGTPNKFSDLGSGIMMLIWAIFGKDHTSDLSIMKQADSITGIGNITNVTLNHTANQISGGKYTIGNVLYGMFCLLILLVLLNLCIAMMSDTYTKLKENIDVELSFVRTKLWMDFIRGPTLAPPWNILPTFVCLRKLVGRLPRLNAGNHVNQQSNVASISHVVNIEETITYTKLIQTLKMEYISKHVNDK, from the exons ATGGTCTTGCGTTTGGAGAACTTTACCATTGAAATGTTGGAACTTTGCGGCAATACAGATGCGTTGTTCGTTTTACTCAATGGGTCCAATAAATCAGAAGTTTCATATATGGACGATGATTGGTCCACACTGAGGGAAGCTATAGAGAAAGAACAAAAAAAG TTCATAGGCCATCCTCATACTCAAGACATACTTCAATCCGCCTGGTTAAACGGCCAACCTAGATGGTCACAATATCCAGGAATTCTGTGGAAGATATTCTACGCTGTGTTTATGTTGATTGTTTGTTTTGGGTTGCAACCACCCCTTGCCCTTTTGTACACTTGTTTTCCCTGTACACGACTGACTAACTTCATTGCTTCACCCAAAACAAGAtttgttatgtttttgttttcttaccTTTTATTCCTTGTATCTTACTTCATTCCGATTTTGCACCCAATGTTTGATTTACAATACTCAGTGACCTCTTTACTGTGCTGTGGCATGCTTATTCGTGAAATTCAGCAGGCTAATTATTATGGTTTAAAGCGTTACTTACAAGACATTTGGAACATAATCGATATTATTATTCTGCTTCTCTTCTTCGTTCACATCTCATTTTTAATTAAAGGGAATGAAGATGCTTTAAATTCACTCCACTTAAGGCTAATTTCGGAAGCGCTGCAATCATTTGCTGTGGTCTTCATGTTCTTACGTCTGATGCAGTATCTCTATCTCGTCGATGATCTTGGCGCCATGTTATTGATTTTCACTCGGATGGCCTGGGATGTGCTTACTTTTATTTGCTTGTTCATGATGGTCGTATCGTCAACAGCTATGGCCCTATATGTAAACTATCATAGTACATTAGCAACTAACGGCACGCCCAACAAGTTCAGTGA CTTAGGAAGCGGTATCATGATGCTGATATGGGCAATCTTTGGCAAGGACCACACCTCAGATTTATCAATCATGAAACAAGCCGATAGTATCACTGGTATTGGCAATATAACGAATGTCACACTCAACCACACTGCCAATCAAATATCTGGCGGTAAATATACCATCGGAAATGTGCTTTATGGAATGTTTTGTTTGCTGATACTACTGGTGTTGTTAAATCTCTGTATTGCTATGATGTCAGATACTTACACAAAACTCAAG GAGAACATCGACGTCGAATTAAGCTTTGTCCGCACAAAACTGTGGATGGATTTCATCAGAGGACCTACCTTGGCTCCTCCATGGAATATATTACCGACATTTGTCTGTCTTCGTAAGCTGGTCGGACGATTACCAAGACTCAATGCTGGCAATCACGTAAATCAGCAG AGTAATGTGGCATCAATATCGCATGTTGTTAATATCGAAGAAACCATAACATATACTAAG
- the LOC139124153 gene encoding short transient receptor potential channel 3-like isoform X1: MFLRLMQYLYLVDDLGAMLLIFTRMAWDVLTFICLFMMVVSSTAMALYVNYHSTLATNGTPNKFSDLGSGIMMLIWAIFGKDHTSDLSIMKQADSITGIGNITNVTLNHTANQISGGKYTIGNVLYGMFCLLILLVLLNLCIAMMSDTYTKLKENIDVELSFVRTKLWMDFIRGPTLAPPWNILPTFVCLRKLVGRLPRLNAGNHVNQQSNVASISHVVNIEETITYTKLIQTLKMEYISKHVNDK, encoded by the exons ATGTTCTTACGTCTGATGCAGTATCTCTATCTCGTCGATGATCTTGGCGCCATGTTATTGATTTTCACTCGGATGGCCTGGGATGTGCTTACTTTTATTTGCTTGTTCATGATGGTCGTATCGTCAACAGCTATGGCCCTATATGTAAACTATCATAGTACATTAGCAACTAACGGCACGCCCAACAAGTTCAGTGA CTTAGGAAGCGGTATCATGATGCTGATATGGGCAATCTTTGGCAAGGACCACACCTCAGATTTATCAATCATGAAACAAGCCGATAGTATCACTGGTATTGGCAATATAACGAATGTCACACTCAACCACACTGCCAATCAAATATCTGGCGGTAAATATACCATCGGAAATGTGCTTTATGGAATGTTTTGTTTGCTGATACTACTGGTGTTGTTAAATCTCTGTATTGCTATGATGTCAGATACTTACACAAAACTCAAG GAGAACATCGACGTCGAATTAAGCTTTGTCCGCACAAAACTGTGGATGGATTTCATCAGAGGACCTACCTTGGCTCCTCCATGGAATATATTACCGACATTTGTCTGTCTTCGTAAGCTGGTCGGACGATTACCAAGACTCAATGCTGGCAATCACGTAAATCAGCAG AGTAATGTGGCATCAATATCGCATGTTGTTAATATCGAAGAAACCATAACATATACTAAG